From a single Polynucleobacter asymbioticus QLW-P1DMWA-1 genomic region:
- the ftsB gene encoding cell division protein FtsB yields MRIVIYSMLVLLIAIQYPLWLGKGGWLKVYEMEKQVELQEAKNSLLALRNAKLEGDVKDLKDGTRAIEERARVEHGLIKEGEFFVQILPADQSSADTAKASTVKQ; encoded by the coding sequence TATTGCTTATTGCAATCCAGTACCCGCTTTGGTTGGGTAAGGGAGGGTGGCTCAAGGTCTATGAGATGGAAAAGCAAGTGGAATTGCAGGAGGCTAAAAATAGCCTCCTAGCACTTCGCAATGCAAAACTTGAAGGTGATGTTAAAGATTTAAAAGACGGCACACGCGCCATCGAGGAACGTGCTCGCGTAGAGCATGGACTCATTAAAGAGGGCGAATTCTTTGTGCAAATCTTACCCGCAGATCAATCTTCTGCAGATACTGCCAAGGCATCTACCGTAAAGCAATAA
- the hslO gene encoding Hsp33 family molecular chaperone HslO gives MNELLVFMCDGAPVRGEIVSIGSAWQAVLERRNDPPAIRKILGDFVGAATLLSASLKFDGTLIIQAQSNGPIQLLVVECKSDLSMRATVKLSVDPSEIKIDATLGELLDAEHSGRLVITLDPADREPGQPPYQGIVALQEQQGAVIKPVTSAAEAIALYMQNSEQLDTRIWLASNENQVGGLLLQRLPDSGGHAHLDPQEAAEGWSRIQTLGETITDEELLTLPPETILRRLFLEESAENGVRSFPTRPIRFSCRCSRTKVADVLRMLGEEEIQSILAEQGVVETICDFCAKPYRFDAVDCLQVFKTDSLTDATRPPSSGH, from the coding sequence ATGAATGAATTATTGGTATTTATGTGTGACGGAGCCCCAGTTCGCGGGGAAATCGTATCCATCGGCAGTGCTTGGCAAGCCGTTTTAGAGCGTCGTAATGACCCCCCCGCCATTCGAAAGATTCTGGGTGACTTTGTCGGTGCAGCCACCCTCCTTAGCGCTAGTTTAAAGTTCGATGGCACCTTGATTATTCAAGCACAAAGTAATGGCCCTATTCAGCTGCTAGTAGTTGAATGCAAATCAGATCTGTCGATGCGCGCCACTGTAAAGCTCTCTGTCGATCCTTCGGAAATTAAAATAGATGCCACTCTTGGCGAGTTATTGGATGCTGAACACTCTGGGCGCCTGGTAATCACGCTTGACCCCGCTGATAGAGAGCCTGGCCAACCTCCTTACCAGGGCATTGTTGCTCTGCAAGAACAGCAGGGGGCCGTTATTAAGCCCGTTACTAGTGCAGCTGAAGCTATTGCGCTTTATATGCAAAATTCTGAACAACTCGACACTCGAATTTGGCTTGCTTCAAATGAAAACCAAGTCGGAGGCCTGCTGCTTCAACGACTGCCAGATTCTGGTGGACATGCCCATCTCGATCCCCAGGAAGCCGCTGAAGGTTGGTCAAGAATTCAGACCTTAGGTGAAACCATTACCGATGAAGAATTACTCACGCTACCTCCAGAAACTATTTTGAGGCGACTTTTTCTAGAAGAGTCTGCTGAGAATGGAGTCCGAAGCTTTCCAACTCGACCAATTCGTTTCTCATGTCGCTGCTCTCGAACAAAAGTAGCTGACGTATTGAGAATGTTGGGTGAAGAAGAGATTCAAAGTATTCTTGCAGAACAAGGCGTAGTTGAAACTATCTGCGATTTTTGCGCGAAGCCTTATCGCTTTGATGCGGTCGACTGTTTGCAGGTATTTAAAACTGATTCATTGACTGATGCTACTAGACCACCTTCTAGCGGACATTAA
- the gltX gene encoding glutamate--tRNA ligase translates to MAIMHIRTRFAPSPTGFIHLGNLRSALYPWAFARHNKGDFILRIEDTDLERSSQEAVDVIIEGMAWLGMDIDEGPIYQMQRIDRYRAVIKEMVEAGLAYPCYMSEDELNKLRDQQMANKEKPRYNGLWRPEPGKDLPPIPEGVLPVIRFKNPIGGSVIWNDAVKGQIEISNDELDDLVIARPDGTPTYNFCVVVDDLDMKITHVIRGDDHVNNTPRQINIMKALGGSPPVYAHLPTVLNDLGEKMSKRNGAMSVRDYQKAGYLPDAILNYLARLGWSHGDAEVFTKEQFVDWFELDSLGRSPAQHNPEKLLWLNHQYIQNADAAKLAEACKPFAHQLGIDTENGPNFIQVVGLLKDRANTLIEIAEGAKLFYATAPNLTKDQITENISEAIVPALKDLIEALKNADGTKESYSAAFKQVLAQHQIKMPALAMPVRYALFATTQTPAIDAVLVVLGKEEAINRLSKVVV, encoded by the coding sequence ATGGCAATTATGCATATTCGTACACGTTTCGCCCCCAGTCCCACGGGCTTTATACATTTGGGAAATTTACGCAGCGCCTTATATCCCTGGGCTTTTGCACGCCACAATAAAGGCGACTTTATTTTGCGTATTGAAGATACCGATTTAGAACGTTCTAGCCAAGAAGCTGTCGATGTCATTATTGAAGGCATGGCATGGCTCGGGATGGATATCGATGAAGGCCCGATTTATCAAATGCAGCGCATTGATCGCTACCGAGCTGTCATTAAGGAAATGGTGGAAGCCGGCCTTGCATACCCTTGCTACATGAGTGAGGATGAGCTCAATAAGCTCCGTGATCAGCAAATGGCAAATAAAGAAAAACCTCGATATAACGGTTTGTGGAGGCCTGAGCCTGGCAAAGATTTGCCGCCAATCCCAGAGGGAGTTTTACCCGTTATTCGCTTCAAAAATCCCATTGGTGGTTCGGTCATTTGGAATGATGCTGTCAAGGGTCAAATAGAAATTAGCAATGATGAGCTTGATGATCTAGTTATTGCGCGACCTGATGGCACTCCTACATACAACTTTTGTGTAGTTGTGGATGATCTTGATATGAAGATTACACACGTTATCCGGGGTGATGATCATGTAAATAACACCCCCCGTCAAATTAATATCATGAAGGCTTTAGGAGGTTCTCCGCCTGTTTACGCCCATTTACCGACTGTTCTGAATGATCTTGGCGAAAAAATGAGCAAGCGTAATGGTGCGATGAGCGTTCGAGACTATCAAAAGGCTGGCTATTTACCAGATGCTATTTTGAATTATCTTGCTCGCTTGGGTTGGTCACATGGCGATGCAGAGGTATTTACTAAAGAGCAGTTTGTTGATTGGTTTGAGTTGGATAGTTTAGGGCGCTCACCAGCGCAACATAATCCAGAAAAATTACTTTGGCTTAATCACCAGTATATTCAAAATGCAGATGCCGCTAAATTGGCAGAAGCATGCAAACCTTTTGCACATCAGTTAGGCATTGATACGGAAAATGGTCCCAATTTTATTCAGGTAGTCGGCTTGCTAAAAGATCGGGCTAATACTCTGATTGAAATTGCGGAAGGTGCCAAGTTATTTTATGCAACAGCGCCGAATCTTACCAAGGATCAAATTACAGAAAATATCTCTGAAGCAATAGTTCCCGCACTAAAAGATTTGATAGAAGCACTCAAGAATGCGGATGGGACTAAAGAATCCTATAGCGCTGCATTCAAGCAGGTTCTAGCCCAGCACCAGATCAAAATGCCTGCCTTAGCAATGCCAGTTCGCTATGCCTTATTTGCCACAACACAGACTCCAGCTATCGATGCTGTCTTAGTTGTTTTAGGCAAAGAAGAGGCTATAAATAGGCTTTCCAAGGTCGTTGTATAA
- a CDS encoding sterol desaturase family protein, protein MNVLLPYLASPIILIGLSYWERKYPLYPYGSDKGWHKRLFIYAALGLLATTLIGLASEPFTEKLNAHSVVAHFFSEMPSWLNGFVAYFFISFFVYWWHRYRHHSNTAWKVFHQIHHSTYRLQAATAFYAHPSDFAANLTIINLVSYGLLGFNIESAAWATLWVAVFEYWEHTNIRTPHWLGYFIVRPEMHRIHHERNRHSNNYGLPLWDILFGTYENSSRVVECGFEIDEEERVVDMLACKQVQ, encoded by the coding sequence GTGAACGTACTTCTACCCTATTTGGCTTCACCCATCATATTGATTGGTCTTAGCTACTGGGAAAGAAAATATCCGCTGTATCCCTACGGCTCAGATAAGGGTTGGCATAAGAGATTATTTATTTATGCCGCTCTTGGTCTATTAGCTACAACTTTAATAGGCCTAGCAAGCGAACCCTTTACTGAAAAATTAAACGCTCATAGTGTAGTCGCACATTTTTTTTCAGAAATGCCAAGCTGGCTCAATGGATTTGTGGCCTATTTTTTTATCTCATTTTTTGTCTACTGGTGGCATCGCTACCGCCACCATAGCAATACGGCATGGAAAGTCTTTCACCAAATCCATCACAGCACATATCGATTGCAGGCGGCCACCGCTTTTTATGCCCACCCTTCTGATTTTGCGGCTAATTTGACCATCATCAACCTAGTGAGCTATGGTTTATTGGGTTTTAATATTGAATCAGCAGCATGGGCCACTTTATGGGTAGCAGTTTTTGAGTACTGGGAGCACACCAATATTCGAACGCCACATTGGCTTGGATATTTCATTGTTCGCCCAGAGATGCATCGTATTCATCATGAACGCAATCGTCATAGCAACAATTACGGCCTTCCTCTTTGGGATATCCTCTTCGGAACTTATGAAAATTCGTCTAGGGTCGTAGAGTGTGGTTTTGAAATTGATGAAGAGGAGCGAGTTGTAGATATGCTCGCTTGTAAACAAGTTCAATAA
- a CDS encoding alpha/beta hydrolase has product MNLATNDDSSPLIVLFHGLSSSPLEFNFLGSQLIAAGYRVNTPSIQGYSFGGNATSWKSWLSEAVSHVQGLQANESKPITLGGISLGSTLALAVASELNDILGVLALSTTLKYNGWAVPWYRALIPAGMVLGLGDRYKYMEKDPFGIKNPQIRAYIKRVLTSQDVSDVGGLYMSLRHMHEGNKLCKYVIKNLATVSSAILTIHAVDDEIANVLNAQLVAERTSATMVRQIYLGDSYHMITVDNERETVAAEVRSFLDSIYGKFKPEPYEDKILSPELQRFLRNIKRGKESK; this is encoded by the coding sequence ATGAACCTTGCAACGAATGATGATTCTAGCCCTTTAATTGTACTATTTCATGGGCTTTCCTCATCCCCGCTAGAGTTTAATTTCCTTGGCTCACAACTAATTGCTGCCGGATATAGAGTGAATACTCCCAGCATTCAGGGGTATTCTTTCGGTGGAAACGCCACCAGCTGGAAAAGTTGGCTTAGCGAAGCTGTTTCACATGTTCAGGGTTTACAGGCAAACGAATCCAAGCCCATTACCTTGGGTGGCATCTCATTAGGTTCAACCTTGGCCTTAGCTGTCGCATCCGAACTAAACGACATCTTAGGCGTCCTTGCCCTATCCACCACCCTCAAATATAACGGCTGGGCAGTGCCATGGTATCGTGCCCTGATCCCAGCAGGAATGGTTTTGGGGCTTGGGGATCGCTACAAATATATGGAAAAGGACCCTTTTGGCATTAAAAACCCCCAAATTCGTGCATATATTAAGAGGGTTCTTACAAGTCAAGATGTGTCGGATGTTGGCGGCTTATATATGTCTTTGAGACATATGCATGAAGGTAATAAGCTATGTAAATATGTAATAAAAAATTTAGCGACAGTAAGTTCAGCCATTTTGACTATTCACGCAGTAGATGACGAAATTGCAAACGTACTTAATGCGCAATTAGTGGCAGAGCGCACTAGCGCTACCATGGTACGACAAATTTATCTCGGTGATAGCTACCATATGATTACCGTCGATAATGAACGCGAAACAGTTGCTGCTGAAGTTCGTAGTTTCCTAGATTCTATTTATGGAAAATTTAAGCCAGAGCCCTATGAGGATAAAATTTTGTCCCCTGAATTGCAACGTTTTTTGCGCAATATCAAAAGAGGCAAGGAAAGCAAATAA
- a CDS encoding DUF4118 domain-containing protein, with translation MIIRNSKNWSPFSALDVFLWSTALFLIITSAMISFGPAFYSAHTYKFYFLAATFLAYFFGYVPATIFILGSSIFANYYFVPPFGEFIFTTHDLERYLINLFFGSVAIVLIEILQRERFKSKLLLLVSESRYLILLHRDNRLLNELKKNK, from the coding sequence ATGATTATTCGTAATTCAAAAAATTGGTCACCTTTTAGTGCGTTAGACGTTTTTCTCTGGTCAACGGCATTATTTCTGATCATTACGTCGGCCATGATTTCTTTTGGGCCTGCCTTTTATAGTGCTCATACTTATAAATTTTATTTTCTAGCTGCCACCTTCCTAGCTTATTTTTTTGGTTATGTTCCAGCTACCATCTTCATCTTAGGCAGCAGTATCTTTGCTAACTATTATTTCGTACCCCCCTTTGGCGAATTCATATTCACGACGCACGACTTAGAGCGCTACCTCATCAACTTATTTTTTGGTAGTGTGGCGATTGTTTTAATTGAAATTTTGCAACGTGAACGATTTAAATCTAAACTACTACTCCTGGTATCTGAGTCTAGATATTTGATTTTGCTGCACCGAGATAATCGCCTGCTGAACGAACTGAAGAAAAATAAATAA
- a CDS encoding acyl carrier protein produces the protein MSNTLNTLIELVSVKFDKKIDELGPDTTLESLGVDSLGKIELIFDLEDHFKVRIPNEDAKVDTLAEVAALLDTAKPIN, from the coding sequence ATGTCCAACACGCTTAACACCTTGATCGAATTAGTTTCAGTAAAATTCGACAAAAAAATCGACGAATTGGGACCTGATACAACTCTTGAAAGTTTGGGCGTAGATTCTTTAGGCAAGATTGAACTCATTTTTGATCTTGAGGATCATTTCAAAGTCCGCATCCCAAATGAAGATGCCAAGGTAGACACTTTGGCAGAAGTTGCTGCATTACTTGATACTGCGAAGCCTATCAATTGA
- a CDS encoding beta-ketoacyl-[acyl-carrier-protein] synthase family protein, with translation MSSAGKRVVVTGLGAVSGLGVGAVTQFQKAIECVSGISVFNTPTAIPVDLQCAALIKQDLDYGLDSSSLGMFDKTAHLSWFVAHEALKQSGIENLSESELDASGIFWGTGFGGSNTLDSAYQDIYLNNKGRARPFTIIGVMANGSAALLALQTGFTGPSLTYSTACASSSHAIGEAFRSIKYGFCERAIAGGAESLFNAGPIKAWEALRTLATPDMEDLSSSCKPFSKNRSGFILGEGAAALVLESLESAQKRGAKILGEIVGYGTSTDARHITKPDSVGQAKAIKAALLEARVNSDQIAYINAHGTATQVGDIAETNSIKSAFGLNAAKGVAISSTKAIHGHTLGAAGALELVITLQALENNIAPGTAFLQIADPDCDLNYLPLKSIEKPMSFAMSNSFAFGGSNASIVVAKLD, from the coding sequence TTGAGCTCAGCAGGAAAAAGAGTTGTAGTCACAGGCCTGGGTGCAGTATCTGGACTTGGTGTTGGTGCGGTAACTCAATTTCAAAAAGCCATTGAATGTGTTTCTGGCATATCTGTATTTAATACTCCAACAGCAATACCTGTAGATTTACAGTGCGCCGCTCTAATTAAGCAAGATCTGGACTATGGCCTAGATTCCTCTTCATTGGGCATGTTTGATAAGACTGCCCACTTATCCTGGTTTGTCGCGCATGAGGCATTAAAGCAATCTGGCATTGAAAATCTCAGCGAGTCAGAATTGGATGCAAGCGGTATTTTCTGGGGTACTGGCTTTGGGGGGTCTAATACTTTAGATAGTGCCTATCAAGATATTTATCTCAACAACAAAGGGCGTGCGCGGCCTTTTACGATTATTGGGGTCATGGCTAATGGATCGGCTGCGTTGCTAGCCCTACAAACCGGCTTTACAGGTCCATCACTGACTTATTCAACTGCATGCGCTTCATCTAGCCATGCTATTGGTGAAGCCTTTAGAAGTATTAAGTATGGATTTTGTGAGCGAGCAATTGCTGGTGGCGCAGAAAGTCTTTTTAACGCCGGACCCATTAAAGCTTGGGAAGCGTTAAGAACACTTGCAACACCGGATATGGAAGATCTTTCCTCGTCGTGCAAACCGTTTTCAAAGAATAGAAGTGGATTTATATTGGGTGAGGGTGCAGCGGCCCTTGTCTTAGAATCCCTAGAAAGCGCTCAAAAGCGAGGTGCAAAAATATTGGGGGAGATAGTCGGGTATGGCACGAGCACAGATGCTCGACACATCACCAAGCCCGATTCTGTTGGCCAAGCAAAAGCAATTAAGGCGGCGCTTCTTGAAGCCCGAGTTAATTCTGATCAAATTGCCTATATCAATGCCCATGGTACTGCCACACAGGTTGGTGACATTGCTGAAACAAATTCGATTAAATCTGCCTTTGGGCTAAATGCAGCAAAGGGGGTAGCGATTAGTTCTACCAAGGCAATTCATGGGCATACACTTGGAGCTGCTGGCGCGCTCGAGCTAGTCATTACTTTGCAAGCATTAGAAAATAATATCGCCCCGGGTACAGCCTTTTTACAAATTGCAGACCCAGACTGTGATCTGAATTATCTACCCTTGAAATCTATTGAGAAGCCCATGTCATTTGCAATGAGTAATTCATTTGCTTTTGGAGGTTCTAACGCATCTATTGTGGTTGCTAAGCTAGATTAA
- the glxR gene encoding 2-hydroxy-3-oxopropionate reductase: MSGQLKLGFIGLGIMGAPMAGHLVNAGYEVFINTRSKVSPDLANSKAIQCKTPSEVAEKADLIFLMLPDTPDVEKVLFGEHGLASGLSKGKVVVDMSSISPIATKEFAKKMNALGCDYLDAPVSGGEVGAKNATLSIMVGGEEGVFNKVKPIFDLMGKNINLVGSNGDGQTAKVANQIIVALNIEAVAEALLFASKAGADPAKVRQALMGGFAGSKILEVHGERMVKRTFDPGFRIELHQKDLNLALNSARALGVSLPNTANAQELFNACSAHGGKAWDHSAMVKALEKLANFEIGQKA; this comes from the coding sequence ATGAGCGGACAACTAAAACTAGGTTTTATTGGATTAGGCATCATGGGTGCCCCAATGGCTGGACACTTAGTAAATGCAGGGTACGAAGTTTTTATTAATACCCGTAGCAAAGTATCACCAGACCTTGCCAACTCAAAAGCCATTCAATGTAAAACACCATCAGAAGTTGCAGAAAAAGCAGACCTTATTTTTTTGATGCTGCCTGATACCCCGGATGTAGAAAAAGTATTATTTGGTGAGCATGGTCTTGCTAGCGGCCTGAGCAAGGGGAAGGTTGTAGTGGATATGAGTTCAATCTCACCTATAGCGACTAAAGAATTTGCCAAAAAAATGAATGCTTTGGGCTGCGACTATTTAGATGCTCCAGTTTCAGGCGGAGAAGTAGGTGCTAAAAATGCAACCCTTTCCATCATGGTTGGTGGTGAGGAGGGAGTATTTAATAAAGTAAAACCTATTTTTGACCTGATGGGAAAAAATATTAATTTAGTGGGTTCCAATGGAGATGGTCAAACTGCAAAGGTTGCCAATCAAATTATTGTGGCTCTTAATATCGAGGCTGTAGCAGAAGCTTTGCTTTTTGCTTCCAAAGCTGGCGCCGATCCCGCTAAGGTACGTCAAGCCCTCATGGGTGGATTTGCTGGTTCCAAAATATTGGAAGTTCATGGCGAGCGGATGGTAAAGCGAACTTTTGATCCTGGTTTTCGAATTGAATTACACCAAAAGGATTTGAATCTAGCCCTTAATAGCGCCCGTGCCTTAGGTGTTTCATTGCCTAATACTGCTAATGCCCAGGAACTTTTTAATGCTTGTTCGGCGCATGGCGGTAAAGCATGGGACCACTCGGCAATGGTCAAAGCACTTGAAAAACTTGCCAATTTTGAAATTGGGCAAAAGGCCTAA
- a CDS encoding YqiA/YcfP family alpha/beta fold hydrolase produces MASTLVVYLHGFRSSPRSSKAMMTGEAIKAISSADNSIEWYCPQLLASPKESMEMVTAHIDSSKADRLIVIGSSLGGFYANYLAEKYACKAVTLNPAVYAARELEPHVGMMTSYDSEEPFDFRPEYIAQLKGLQVNHITKPERYFLIAAKGDELLDWREMVEFYQGARQLVLEGSDHGIADYANHLPQVIEFISQQ; encoded by the coding sequence ATGGCATCAACATTGGTGGTCTATTTGCACGGCTTTCGTTCATCGCCTCGCTCTAGTAAAGCCATGATGACGGGTGAAGCAATAAAGGCAATATCTTCCGCAGATAATTCCATTGAATGGTATTGCCCTCAATTGCTTGCATCTCCAAAGGAGAGCATGGAAATGGTGACCGCACATATTGATTCTTCTAAAGCAGACCGATTGATTGTTATTGGGTCTTCTTTAGGTGGTTTTTATGCTAACTATCTTGCCGAGAAATATGCATGTAAAGCAGTCACATTAAATCCTGCTGTTTATGCGGCAAGGGAGCTGGAACCCCACGTTGGCATGATGACCTCTTACGATAGCGAAGAGCCATTCGACTTTCGCCCCGAATATATTGCTCAACTGAAGGGCTTACAGGTAAATCACATTACCAAACCTGAGCGCTATTTTTTGATTGCAGCAAAGGGTGATGAGCTGCTGGATTGGCGCGAAATGGTCGAATTTTATCAAGGCGCAAGGCAGCTAGTGCTCGAAGGCAGCGATCATGGAATAGCGGATTATGCCAATCATCTTCCTCAAGTTATAGAGTTCATTTCCCAGCAATAA
- a CDS encoding HNH endonuclease — translation MLSILKLDAGGIPQGWVNAEEATKIYADQNILWTLGDPIKTMRGGISRSSGLQSAIELHSIIAIKGTAKINLFDVVPVITKHKLFKRDRGLCAYCGDVIQESHAEAEHIIPNSRGGKYTWMNLVVSCRPCNQRKGNRTPEQAGMALLYAPYMPSLYEDMILKGRNILADQMDFLAANLPKNSRLLESIR, via the coding sequence GTGCTGAGCATCCTAAAATTAGACGCAGGCGGAATTCCTCAAGGCTGGGTAAATGCCGAGGAAGCTACCAAGATATACGCTGATCAAAACATTTTATGGACTCTAGGCGATCCTATTAAAACAATGCGTGGTGGGATATCTCGTAGTAGCGGTCTTCAATCGGCAATCGAGCTCCATTCCATCATTGCCATCAAAGGCACAGCAAAGATTAATCTTTTTGATGTAGTGCCTGTGATTACCAAACATAAACTTTTCAAACGAGATCGTGGACTGTGTGCATATTGCGGGGATGTCATCCAAGAGAGTCATGCAGAGGCCGAGCACATCATTCCAAATAGTCGTGGTGGAAAATACACTTGGATGAATTTGGTTGTTTCTTGCAGACCATGCAATCAACGTAAAGGTAATCGCACGCCCGAACAAGCCGGAATGGCCCTGTTGTATGCACCTTATATGCCCAGCCTTTATGAAGACATGATTCTCAAGGGCCGCAATATCCTAGCGGATCAAATGGATTTTTTAGCAGCTAATCTCCCTAAGAATAGCCGCTTACTTGAGAGCATTCGCTGA
- a CDS encoding DUF3108 domain-containing protein, translated as MSKAPKKRIPTTNQQALTTTPNSSVGEQGVDGSQRGTPFKLPESGIIYYDSYVDGQKYQTGEIDWITEGNNYRLYVNIPYAFVGPFIFESRGSVDAYGISPAIYWSQRGDRPPRYSRFDRDEKGGGQMYFSEKPDFSPPIIPGTQDRFSLMFQLAALLNGDSKIDEAGSLRAIPVVDYNTLEIWQFKSYGETTSEDIPSLGKAVNRHYALMQRESDPYKRQVDIWLAKDLEWLPGRIRSVESNGRVLELVFKQKNPVQK; from the coding sequence ATGTCTAAAGCACCCAAGAAGCGTATTCCCACAACCAACCAACAGGCATTAACAACTACACCCAATTCAAGCGTGGGTGAGCAGGGTGTAGATGGAAGTCAACGGGGTACCCCCTTTAAATTACCCGAATCAGGGATTATTTATTACGACTCTTACGTTGATGGGCAAAAATATCAAACCGGTGAAATCGATTGGATTACAGAAGGTAATAATTACCGACTTTATGTGAACATTCCCTACGCCTTTGTAGGTCCTTTTATATTTGAGTCACGTGGCTCAGTAGATGCATATGGAATTAGTCCAGCCATTTATTGGTCTCAACGAGGGGATCGCCCTCCACGTTATTCAAGATTTGATCGCGATGAAAAGGGAGGAGGGCAGATGTATTTTTCAGAAAAGCCAGACTTTTCACCCCCTATTATTCCTGGCACCCAAGATCGATTTAGTCTTATGTTTCAATTGGCTGCCTTATTAAACGGTGATAGCAAAATTGATGAGGCAGGTAGTCTGCGGGCTATTCCAGTTGTGGATTACAACACTCTGGAGATATGGCAGTTCAAAAGCTATGGTGAGACTACCTCGGAAGATATTCCAAGCTTAGGAAAGGCTGTGAATCGTCACTATGCACTCATGCAGCGTGAAAGTGACCCATATAAACGCCAGGTTGATATCTGGCTTGCTAAGGACCTGGAGTGGCTTCCAGGCAGAATTCGATCTGTGGAGTCCAATGGTCGGGTTCTAGAGCTGGTTTTTAAGCAAAAAAATCCAGTGCAAAAATAA
- a CDS encoding ion channel: MFYILENLNLPSLSQFFGEINADMANQDLWIVIVAACLMLALHAIAVLVIAATYHGTDRLMTKKRIYGASFVSYFIAILLVIAMHLSEIVIWAYICVALKVFPTNPQTFYFAGEMYTTVGFGNWTLTQSWKILPIIISFSGIFAVSMSGAALYTMMNSLLGHNKVVVPDDGSKL, encoded by the coding sequence ATGTTCTACATATTAGAAAACCTAAACCTCCCCAGCCTATCTCAGTTCTTTGGTGAAATAAATGCCGATATGGCAAACCAGGACTTGTGGATTGTGATTGTGGCTGCCTGCTTAATGCTGGCCTTACATGCCATTGCCGTATTGGTGATTGCTGCAACATATCATGGCACCGATAGATTGATGACCAAAAAGCGTATTTATGGGGCTAGTTTTGTTTCTTACTTCATCGCAATCCTTTTGGTCATAGCGATGCATTTGAGTGAAATTGTGATTTGGGCCTATATATGCGTCGCACTTAAAGTGTTCCCAACCAATCCGCAAACCTTTTATTTCGCTGGAGAAATGTATACAACGGTTGGATTTGGAAATTGGACGCTTACTCAAAGCTGGAAAATACTACCGATCATTATTTCCTTTTCAGGCATTTTTGCTGTTTCCATGTCGGGTGCGGCGCTCTACACAATGATGAATTCTTTGCTTGGACATAACAAAGTTGTAGTTCCTGATGACGGGTCTAAGCTTTAG
- a CDS encoding ankyrin repeat domain-containing protein translates to MRSHFWLNQSLFSLLMAIGLSCSAQTEDQINDFSKAAKFDDVSTVKSLISKGVSPNTVDPKGNPMLNLAIRDKSTKVTEFLLKDPNIDVDLSNTYGETPLMIAAIEGDLPVVKELVLQNHSRVDHIGWTPMHYACSKGQLEVAQFLVANGAVVDSTSLNGTTPLMMAVQSGNEQLIRFLLDQGADISIRNGMGYSAIDIADIYEKPWISTGLKSRWQKVYKQPYPGPLRPIPAKSS, encoded by the coding sequence ATGAGAAGTCACTTCTGGTTGAATCAGTCTCTATTTAGTCTATTAATGGCAATTGGATTGTCATGTTCTGCGCAAACAGAAGATCAAATCAATGACTTTAGTAAAGCCGCTAAGTTTGATGATGTCTCAACCGTGAAGTCCTTAATTTCTAAGGGAGTTAGTCCTAATACCGTGGATCCCAAGGGCAATCCAATGCTCAATTTAGCTATTCGGGACAAATCGACTAAGGTAACTGAATTTCTCCTTAAGGATCCGAATATTGACGTAGATTTATCCAATACCTATGGTGAAACACCCCTAATGATTGCTGCAATTGAAGGTGATTTGCCGGTAGTTAAAGAGTTGGTGCTACAAAACCATTCACGTGTTGACCATATTGGCTGGACGCCGATGCATTACGCTTGCTCAAAAGGCCAATTAGAGGTGGCTCAGTTTTTAGTGGCTAATGGTGCCGTAGTTGATTCAACCAGCTTAAATGGCACAACACCGTTGATGATGGCAGTGCAATCCGGCAATGAACAGCTTATTCGCTTCTTGCTAGACCAAGGTGCTGATATCAGCATACGTAACGGAATGGGTTACAGCGCTATTGATATTGCCGATATCTATGAGAAGCCTTGGATTAGTACTGGATTAAAGTCGCGTTGGCAAAAGGTCTACAAACAACCATATCCAGGGCCTTTAAGGCCGATCCCTGCCAAATCATCCTAA